The genomic interval TCATCTTCTACTTCTTCATCAccttcttcttcatcatcttctaCTTCTTCATCATCTTCTACTTCATCACCTTCTTCTTCATCTTTACCATCTTTGTCTTTATCATCTTCTTTGTTGTCTCCTggtacttttttattattttttgttgacTTTTACTTCTTCATCGGCTTATTCGTCATCGTCCTCTTTGTTGACTTCTTATCATGCATCTTCTTTGTTGTCCCCTTCTACTTCTCCATTGTCTTTTTTATTGACCTTTTTCGTGTTGTCTTTGTTGTCTTCGTCATCTTCTACACTTTCTTTGCTGTCTTTAATCCCTGCCTCCATCTACTTTGTCATAGTTTTCTTCTGCATCTACTTCTTCATCATCTTCTTCTTCATCATTACCATCTTTGTCTTTATCATCTTCTTTGTTGACTTcttatttttcatcttttttgtTGTCTTTTTTTTCCGTCTTCatcttctatttcattttttttttgtctacattttatttttttgtcttgttCATCTTCTTAAATGTCTTTATTTTATTCTTCATCTTTTTTGTtgcctttttttccttctttatcttcttttttatttgtttcttgTCTACATTTTCTTTCTTGAATGTTCATCTTTATCTTCTTCATCATCTTGTTTGTTGACTCTTAATTTCTTaccttttgttgtttttttctacttGTCTCGAtctttgtggcgtttttttcctcATCTTTTCCTatctttgttgttttttatgtctcCTCTTTCATCTTCATTATTATTAGCTACAGCGGCAAGTATCAAATAACGTAAATGTATACTATGTATATAAATGATCCTCATTGATGGTTGCGTTCACCGCCGTCCTCTCTTGTGAGGGTACAACATTTATCCTGCGTCTCAGATGTGTGCCCCTCACCCGCTCCGCTGTTTACTCCATGTACTGTGACTAATTACAGGTCAGATATAGCCGCGTGTAAATGTAGTCAGATTATCCCGATTACGTATATTCAGAGCTGCTTTGTTTATGCCTTAATCTAAATCCTGTGGCTATTTCTGCCCCTGCTGCAAACCTTCATGCCACTTGTACCACAAGGATGCCCCCGAAGGACGGAAACCTACATTACACCTATGCTGTCTAGAAATTGCTGACTTCTATTAGAGCGCTATACACATCTACCGATTCTTTATACTCCATCACCCCCCCCATAGTTTGTATACAATCTCTCCATTGTTTATATGTCATTcgctcattttatatatatataaaatctcctCATTGTTAAACATCATCCCCCCATAATTTATATACCATCCCTCCATTGTTTATACATTATCCTCCCTACTTTATATATCATCCCCCTGATAGTTTAtacaccagttccccattgttTATCAGTTATTTCCCCCAATAAGTTATTTACCATCTCCCCAATGTTTATCCTTCATCCCCCCATAGTTTATATACCAACTCCCCATTATTTATAAATCACCCCCATAGTTTATATTGCTTACACATTATTCCCTCCATAGTTTGCATACCATCTCCCCATTGTTTATATATCATCCCCCACAATTTATATACCAGCTCCCCATTGTTTATCAATCATCCCCCCATAAGTGATATACCAGCTCCCCATTGTTTATCAACCGTCCCCCCATAATTTATATACTATCTCCCCATTGTTTATATACCAGCTCCCCATTGTTTATCAATCATCCCCCCATAATTTATATACTGTCTCCCCATTGTTTATACATCATCCCCCCCATAATTTATATATCAGCTCCCCATTGTTTATTCTTCATCCCTCCATAGTTTATATACCAGCTCCCCATTGTTTATCAATCATCCCCCCATAATTTATATACTGTCTCCCCATTGTTTATACATCACTTCACCCAGGCTTTTTACAGCTCCTCATTATTTACACCACATTTCCCCATTCTTTATACACCATTGCTTTATATAATTTCAAAGTTATTTTCTCCAAAATTAGCTTAAAATGGGATTGTCTTCTCTTGGACCATTGCGGCCTCTTATTGTGTCAAAGCctcggcccaccagaggatcctctggtactttgGTGGGCCAGCCCGATGCTGCCTCGACAATGATCATATTCTGAAATGGAGCAAATCAATTGCACATTCTGCATGTACCAAAGTTCATGACCGTTCCTTTCTGCTTTTCAGGTCTGCCCCAGCTGCTGGCCCCCCCGCTGCCCCCGGAGATGGAGCACCCCAAGCTCCCCCCAACCTCACCAGCAACAGGAGGCTCCAACAAACCCAGGCACAGGTCGATGAGGTGAGCTCTGAGGAGAGCTGGTGGAAGATAACCTAAAGACCCATATTGTGGACAGCGTGCACTCAATGTCTGTTCTCCTCCCTACAGGTGGTGGATATAATGCGTGTGAATGTAGACAAGGTTTTGGAACGAGATCAGAAGCTGTCCGAGTTGGATGACCGTGCGGACGCTCTGCAGGCCGGAGCCTCGCAGTTTGAAACAAGCGCGGCCAAACTCAAGCGAAAGTACTGGTGGAAGAACCTCAAGGTGCGTATGCAGGCTGTGCGCCCAATCCTCCATAACTATGGCTACCTCCACGATGTCTACTAAATCCACGGAATTGTAGTGTCCAAGTACCACTGAGCGGGGTTAGATGCTCTCCAGATTGACGTGGTTTTTTGGAGCTTCTAACCTGTTATCTTTTGATACGTCACATTTCGAAAGATGAATTTAGGTTCAATTCCCCTAAGctagccatagacattaaatataTTACATATCCATTGCCCAATCCAGTCACCTCCACCATGTCTGGGGACCTTGGTACTAGGATCATCCACCTTCTGTATTGGACTGACACATAAGCACAAGTATAGGGTGATTGATGATAACGGAATGACTGCTGGCCAGTCTCCACCATCACTATTTCACCCCAAGCTGGAACTAGCCAGTCTCCACCATCACTATTCCACCCCCAGCTGTAGCTAGCCAGTCTATTTCACCCCAAGCTGGAACTAGCCAGTCTCCACCATCACTATTTCACCCCCAGCTGAAGCTAGCCAGTCTCCACCATCACTATTTCACCCCAAGCTGGAACTAGCCAGACTCCACCATCACTATTCCACCCCTAGCTGGAGCTAGCCAGTCTATTTCACCCCCAGCTGAAGCTAGCCAGTCTCCACCATCACTATTTCATCCCAAGGTGGAACTAGCCAGACTCCACCATCACTATTCCACCCCCAGCTGGAGCTAGCCAGACTCCACCATCACTATTCCACCCCCAGCTGGAGCTAGCCAGACTCCACCATCACTATTCCACCCCCAGCTGAAGCTAGCCAGTCTCCACCCTCACTATTTCACCCCAAGCTGGAACTAGCCAGACTCCACCATCACTATTCCACCCCCAGCTGGAGCTAGCCAGACTCCACCATCACTATTCCACCCCCAGCTGAAGCTAGCCAGTCTCCACCATCACTATTTCACCCCCAGCTGGAGCTAGTCATTCTCCACCATCACTATTTCACCCCCAGCTGGAGCTAGTCATTCTCCACCATCACTATTTCACCCCCAGCTGGAGCTAGTCATTCTCCACCATCACTATTTCACCCCCAGCTGTAGCTAGTCAGTCTGTCTCTTACACTTTGCCATTCTCTCCTCAGATGATGATCATTATGGGAGTGATATGCGCTATCATCCTCATCATAATTATTGGTGAGTGGcctgtgtgtggtgtatatatagtgtgtgtatacctTCTTCTGTGATCTGTTCTGTATATACAAGGCTCACTGTACTAACCTCTTCTTTTTctcttgctttttttttccccctccaccaccccctctgatctgcacccaCTTTCCGTTCCATCATATATCATCCCTGTCCCACCTTTCTGcaccccatgtcattttttttacttattcctGCACCTATTTTGTCATCATTATTTTCCCGCATCTCTCCCTGCACCCCATCCCCCCTCCACGTCTTGTTTTTTTTCGCTTCCAGTTTACTTCAGCACCTAAGGACAGCGTATCTCTCCCCATCTCTCTGTCTAATTTTTCTCCCCCCTTCGCCGGATCTATCATCTATACCCCCAGCTGGGACCAGACAAAACTCAACATAATTCCCCCTTTTTCCtgcctctctccccccccccctcctaacaCAGGGAAGTGGGGACATGTTGTGTAGAAGCTGTCccttctcgctctctctctcccatGTAAATACCCAATGACTGGAGATCTCCCCtaacttatatatacacacatatatatatatatatatttaatttgtcCGTGTGCAGGTTTTTCTGTTCCCTTGTTTCCCGTGACGCCGTGTGTCTGTGATGTTTATACACTACCCCCTGCCccaaggggggagggaggggcagTTACCCCGAAACTGGTCTCTTATTTACCCCCTCTCATGAAATTAGTCaggttttttgtttcttttttccttttttgtttttttattcggtGCAGCAAGCGTGGAAATTTGAGGATTTAATGGAGGagatttgtatgtgtgtgtgtatgtacagtatgtgtgtaacaaaaataaaataaaaaatatatataatatatatagaaatCCTCAGATTCCCCCTTTCCCGTCCCCAGCTCAGTATGCCAATTTCTCACTATAGATTTCATGTATG from Rhinoderma darwinii isolate aRhiDar2 chromosome 3, aRhiDar2.hap1, whole genome shotgun sequence carries:
- the VAMP2 gene encoding vesicle-associated membrane protein 2, which gives rise to MSAPAAGPPAAPGDGAPQAPPNLTSNRRLQQTQAQVDEVVDIMRVNVDKVLERDQKLSELDDRADALQAGASQFETSAAKLKRKYWWKNLKMMIIMGVICAIILIIIIVYFST